Below is a window of Perca fluviatilis chromosome 6, GENO_Pfluv_1.0, whole genome shotgun sequence DNA.
tcacgctcattctgctcgccatttccgggtgaggccctgccggcgactgaacatgtcaggtcggccaaaatgaacgccgacagccacccagactgacgacggcacgggacacaccaaacagattcgagtcactgaccttgccagactgtccaacggccgataatctccttggtgtgtcagcaccttaacacgtccctctagccctcggacctggtgaaatattaatttaagtctgtcacatcatatggatacaactatgaagatacaatgtgcctgtttccagcattagcacaacactttgtgatggttagcttgttacctgtgatgatatatgctaaatataACGtctctttaataaaaaaaaagtctgatgtcgaagtggaaatcaagagaatagtggcagcgccacaccagttacagaacaacatgcatctctccgtcagtccaaattacgcacaataagcagtgtgaactcactgatgtaatgccatttatttattttctaagtgttagtaggctcagtgaaactgagtccagcgcgagggagatccgactcagaggaggagaggttagtgaggccagcgtctccacggcaggtgacgGCTGagccacgcatggatgaaataatgaaatagtaaataggactacagtaacagaaatatatgcaaaattaagacccagtgtttggtggactggGGTACACCTTGTACAtttaatagcctacaaatcatccacgggattaattacgcatcacatgagtttgccccCCGACACAGcatttgttcctggggagatggatccgtgcgtcccgcctcctgtgcgccatggatgtctgaggcTCAGCAACTACTAATTATAAAGATATAATtagcctgttcccagcattagcacaacacttagcgatggttagcttgttacctgtgatgatatatgctaaatgtaacgtctctttcacattagtgtgtgagtgactgacTTATTTAGGTGCGTTtagagatgcctgatgaagtctgacgttgttgatccggcatcatttatcttggtgccacacaccttgcatgtatctgttggcttactgccactgtttaccaagttattgaaaacaaaactaatgacaaaaggcacaactccaggaggacttggtgtcgccatcggcaatgtattttttttatatgcgaGTGCGCGCACATAAGGCATAACGCATGTGTtccgttgcacattatggcaaagggcaggggatatgcagctcgtcatacgtttccccaatGTATATgcaccaataaaagaaaatagaaatacattaatacatttaaaaagcaataaatgtatgaaaacatgttgttgacgagtctccaagctcgagtctgaagtcttttgggtcgagtcacaagtcaagtctgaattcttttgggtcgagtccgagtcaagtctgaagtcagctgtttgtgcgacttaagtgcgactcgagtccgagtctcagactcgagtccccatctctgatgtatgtatgtatctatgtatttatgtaatgtatgtatgtatgtgtaaattATTTTCTTCCTCCGaacttaattttatttatagtgtcagaagttatctcaggacactttacagatagagtaggtctagaccacactctataatttacagtcAACAATTCCCAACAATTTCCCCCAAGAGCaggcatttggtgcaacagtggaaaaaaagaaatgaaaaaaaaacttccttttaaaaaacttccttttaaaaaaatgaaaaaaaaaacttccttttaacaagcagaaacctcggacagaccctgaCTCTCGCGCTGCTGGTTGGGACACAGAAACAATGGTACATATATACAGGAATATGTTTTATAATAATTAAAGGAGTTGATATGATGAAGAGtcgcaattatagtaacaataaggataatagaactatgactagaaataatagtagtagcagtgcagggcgtAGCATGGTGTCGAGTAGGACCAaggcagcagctgcaaccacaATCCAGGTGCCACCCCAATACAAGGAAACCTGTGAGGTGAGAAAACAAGGAATCTGGGGAAGAAGGTCCCCGGACCTAAGTTAGTaatgttggggaccaagagtctggttaaacccgattttaaccaaaaggcctcagattaaactgacctctggatacaagacacacatgtgctcagaaacaaggggacatgtggccaagacaaaggaatcttggcctgtatgtaaacctcaaagcctggttaattcacacctctatgtgaaagtgccagccagaagggaaacgcctcacaactggcaggaagtcaaaggactacaCGACTGTAGttttcaccctttcaagagtttcgagtcttcctattggttcagcgggaccataaacacagcagggggtctGAACCTATAAATAACCTGACCCTAGGAAACCCCCTCGTCTTCACCTGCAACTCCCGTTGCtgactataaccactccagtagtgCTGACTCcactactggagtggttatagtgacgtttccctcagcaaaaccaaaagtctcagtctgtaggacagtggctgaggggaactaggtcattatcgataattaagatcaaagtgcctcttttctttactcttcttctctttctcctcttactaacatacacacacacacacacacacacacacacacacacacacacacgacacaggctagcaCAGCATCTCCCGAGCTAAACCGGTAGGCTAGCTTTCACACGGAGTCGGCATCAccttgtacagagctaacacatgacctagcatactagGTTAAGCTGCGTGCGCGGTTTAGCAacccctcggcttcttcagcccctccCCGCACGCGCCACCACTACTGCCCTCTTGAGGCttaatagttttgtgcagctcacaggagtagccagtttGGTTTTGTGTTTGGAGCCTACATTTTGACACCGCCCCCCTCCTtcgccacacacacaacacacacatacccacagacgtgtccatgacacatgctgctttgtttgggctttgttttggttgtgatatggtaaaagatatataagtttattattgaaggattattgtttagctactgataattgtgacgttaataaattattatatacTTAAttgcagttgcttgtgattatttgtgtacttgttgtaataatcgctggtcgatcaggtccggtgcttggattcaccccttccttaatttccttttaaaggattaccacagaaatgagactgttccacagtttgattattggtccctgactagcagggtggtgccccgttttgattgtttgtcgatttgataaagttattaataaccatattcataactttattaatattgataaaacatctttgataatttgccaatgatcaaatctgtacccaaCGAGAATCCTACAGTAACATGCATtaatgggacatgaatgcacacagatggaaagagagaggagagagggaattAGTTTATCATAGTcctacaggagaaatatgatctcttttcttaattCTCATCAGTACATGCGCTGCAACGTTGTGGTTCaactggagagtcttaagggacttgtTTGTgtaacctgataataaggaattacagtagtccacccttaaagtaacgaatgcatggactagtttttcagcatcgttttgtgAAAGGATGTGCCTAATTTTGGTTAGGCAGATGAAAAAAGTCTGTTCTtgagatttctgacagtagtgccaCACAcagcaataccatccagagtagctatatctttagacaATGAGGTTCAGAGGTGTTCAGGGCCCACACAAtgacttcagttttgtctgagtttaacatcaggaaattgtaggtcatccaggattttatgtacttaatgcatgcttgaagtttaactAACTGACCGGTTTAATCTGGCTCGATTAataggtataattgggtgtcatccgcataaaaGTGAACGTTATtggagtgtttcctaataatattacaagtcaacatttttttgtgtgtatgattGATTTTACTAAATAATTTGAAACAACTATTTAACAACACAGTATTTACAATAAATGTGTCTTATTTCCATCATTGTCAACTGATTTCTTGTCTGATAGGTGGGTCCTTCTGCCCCGGAGGAGGGCTGGCAGGTGTACAGTTCAGCGCAGGACTCTGAAGGTCGATGTGTTTGTACGGTGGTTGCTCCCCAGCAGACGGTCTGCTCCAGAGATGCTCGAACCAAACAGCTCAGACAGCTGCTGGAGAaggtaattttatttttaaaaaggtacattAGTAGCAGTAATTCAGTAttatgtgtgatgatgtgtttgtgttgtccagGTTCAGAATATGAGTCAGTCCATCGAGGTTCTGGACCAGCGGACTCAGAGAGATCTGCAGTTTGTGGAGAAAATGGAAGAACAGGTGAAAGGTCTGGAAAACAAATTCAAACAGGTGGAAGATGGACATGAGAGCAACATCGCTAGACAGTACAAGGTACTGCCCACATTATGATGTCATTGCTTAAATAACCAATCAACATTGCAGCATTTACGATATCATGTCACTTATTAATCAACAACTTGGCAAAGCTCTCTGCAAaagttcggttactgctctgtcggacgcagggctcagacagaaaaatgcgtcccgatccgcactctagtcCAAACCAATGTCGAAATAAAACCTATGCCCTTGGTGAATGAGTTCAGTTATCTACAAGACACATCTGAAAAACAGATTGGAACACTGTTTTGTTAAAGTAAATCAAACATTAGGAAACAATTTATTAAACAAACAGCTGAAGCTCACACCCCCTTTACTTGAATGTGGATGTCTGGAAATGTCTGGATGGTTATTGATCTCGCTGTCTGTTTCTCAGTCCATAAAGGTAAAGATGGAGGAGTTACGTCCTTTGATCCCGGTCCTGGAGGCCTACAAGGCGGATGCTCTGCTGGTCCGACAGTTTAAGGAAGAGGTGGCGAATGTGACAGAGCTCCTGGGATCGCTGCAGGAACAAATGGGAGGTCTGGACTACCAGGAGCTCCACGGCCGAGTGATGAACCTGGAGGACCGGCTGAGGGCCTGCATGCAGAGGCTGGGTGAGTAAACAACAGAGGAATAAACAAACAGGAAGAGGCATGCAGAAGGTCAgtacataaacacaaaactgttacattgaacattttaaggaCTTGCAGTTGTTTCCTCCGACATTTAAGATTATTTGTTTTTCAGGACGCCACATAAAGTGAACATGTGTATTAACCCACACCTAAGCCCACCATACACTACAGAGCAACAGTAAACAACCAACTCTTAAGGCATTAATACAGATTTTTTTCCACACTGGATTTTTGCAGAGAGGTGAAGGGTTTGGACACAGAATGTATAATagaacacagaaacagactgccattgaaaaacattttctcaatgTCAACAGTGTTCACTGAAACTATTTATTGAGTTTCTGTGGATTATCAATCATTAAGAagacattaaaaataattattttgaatGTCTTCGTCAAAGCTGTGAACACTGCAAACAAAACTCTGTTCACCTGAAAAAACCTCAACTGCAGTTTGTGGAAGTCTTCCTGTTATTTTGTTCCGCCTGTCCCTTCCCGTGTTcctgttgattttatttttcagcATGTGGGAAGCTGACAGGAATTTCTGAGCCAATCACCATCAAGTCGTCAGGATCTAGGTTTGGATCGTGGATGACTGACCCGCTCGCTCCGACTGGAGACAACAGAGTAAGTCTCATCAACAGAATACATCAACAAAAACTTAAcaactgaaaaacaacaacacaagaaTGCAGTCAgtttggtctctctctctctctctctctctctctctttcttctctcttttttttttttttttttttttttttctctatatatatatatatatatatatatatatacatatatataaagtagCCATCAATACCTATATAAAAGATTCTGCAAAGGTGTagagtccaaatgttgagatGAATATGGAATTAATAATGTAAAATGTCGGGATCGGGTTGCGTTTTCCTCACCaaccgaggtttcttcctgagagggagttcttcctcaccactgtcacactgaatgtttgctctTGGGGAAATAACTGGAATTGTTGTTTCTTTGTAaactatagagtgtggtctagacctactctatctgtaaagtgtcttgagttaacttttgttatgatttgatactataaataaaattgaattgaattgactgtGGGAACCCGagggtggagatataatctctctctccacctagtcctggggcctcatttataaaactgtccgtagattctattctgaaagattttgtgcgcaaaaaagtcagaattttcgtacgcaaaaacaatattctgattgataacaccttgcggcgcacaccggtacgTCACTCTTCGCTATAAATACGGATcgcgttaccttatgcggtcgtgcacgagcctcacgctcctcccatGGGTcacatatttgtcctaataaggtccatgttaatcaatcaatgaatattccagcccttgatcaccaatcacgaaacggaaaaattgggaaaaatcaCGATTCTGTGATTGTGAGATCGaggtgctcctaacagaggtagaacatcaaaacaaaatcctgtttggaagccgtaaccctagtgttcatattgttgttacacagccttaatacttaacagatttagctcaattaccaatgatattcatcatttattgttcctatttgccatttacccctgagagatcacatttatgatcatattatcatttttgttttttgtgagaaaggaaattcaattattaaaaaggtaaaaaatagaaacaagattttggatcattattggtgcaaaacaggtgaaagtgcttgaaatgtgacaatttggtaacttgtatggtaattgtgtgggaatagcaggtgcagaaagacaacattcccacacacagacacctacaatcagacacgaccacataaagactcacagacacagacacagacacacacacacacacacacacacacacacacacacacacacacacacacacacagatacacatcaaacaaacaacgcatttcccggggagagcagcggaggaaaagcgcttaccctccgctgcacggtgtgtgGGAGGAGCctcctgcctctccccgttccGCCGGCCGCCCTCGCCGGCGCGGCCaggctctgggtcggtttagcaagaacgggattgttgggttcaggaaaacaaaaactgggttaggtttgGAAAAtgggcataccatcggagttcactaaaacgcagtctacaaaaccttgggagcattacgcacgatcacacgtgtggtcaaaagtttgcggaaaactgggaacatttttacgcatggaaagtctttataaatcccgacaattgcgaggaatgttgcgacgacaaatttcaccctgcttcacgcaactttttcttgcgtaacaggttttataaatgaggtcCCTGGTCTTCCCCGAagtctcctcccagctggacgtctaACAGAGTTTAATATCATGACATCATCATCAAACTGTATtgttaataaagaaaaaaatataactaTTTATTTATGGAACACAGTCATCTTTTATCACAGagcaaagaaaacacatttttagaaTATTAATTATGGTTTCTTCCCTTACAGGTGTGGTACATGGATGGTTACCATAACAACCGCTTTGTCAGGGAGTATCAGTCGATGTATGACTTCATGACGACGGACAACTTCACATCTCACCGCTTGCCTCACCCCTGGTCCGGCACTGGTCAGGTGGTTTATAACGGATCCATTTATTTTAACAAGTTTCAGAGTCACACCGTCATCAAGTTCGACTTCAGCACATCCCTCATCAGCCGCTCCCGGCAGCTGGACTTTGCTGGCTACAACAACATGTACCATTACTCCTGGGGGGGGCACTCAGACATCGACCTCATGGTGGACGAGGGGGGGCTTTGGGCCGTCTACGCTACCAATCAGAACGCTGGAAACATCGTCCTCAGCCAGTTAAACCCAAACACTCTGCAGATCATCCGCAGCTGGACCACCAACCACCCAAAACGCAGTGCCGGCGAGGCATTCATGATCTGTGGAACCCTGTACGTTACTAACGGGTACTCCGGTGGAACCAAAGTTTACTACGCCTACTCCACCAACTCCTCCACCTACGAGTACATCGACATTCCTCTGACCAACAAATATAGCCACCTGTCCATGCTCGACTACAACCCTCGAGACAGAGCACTGTACGCCTGGAACAATGGCCACCAAGTTCTTTATAACGTCACTCTTTACCACATTATACAATAACACTaaataacaaatacataaaGTTACCCTCTAAAACACAGTAACATATCTGCCACCCCAGAGACAGAGCGCTGTACACCTGGAATAATGGCCACCATGTCCTAAATAATCTTACTCTTATAATCTCACCACATTATACAGTAACACTAAAGAATAAATTCGAGTTCCCATAATGTTACCCTCTAAAACCGcatttctcaaactttttcagaCAAAGGACCATATTACAAATTATAGCTAAACTAAAGAGCAGTTTTACAAAAAGCTTACT
It encodes the following:
- the LOC120561283 gene encoding noelin-like; translation: MGLTQMESEENLLNVFLLLLFGSLFTMVGPSAPEEGWQVYSSAQDSEGRCVCTVVAPQQTVCSRDARTKQLRQLLEKVQNMSQSIEVLDQRTQRDLQFVEKMEEQVKGLENKFKQVEDGHESNIARQYKSIKVKMEELRPLIPVLEAYKADALLVRQFKEEVANVTELLGSLQEQMGGLDYQELHGRVMNLEDRLRACMQRLACGKLTGISEPITIKSSGSRFGSWMTDPLAPTGDNRVWYMDGYHNNRFVREYQSMYDFMTTDNFTSHRLPHPWSGTGQVVYNGSIYFNKFQSHTVIKFDFSTSLISRSRQLDFAGYNNMYHYSWGGHSDIDLMVDEGGLWAVYATNQNAGNIVLSQLNPNTLQIIRSWTTNHPKRSAGEAFMICGTLYVTNGYSGGTKVYYAYSTNSSTYEYIDIPLTNKYSHLSMLDYNPRDRALYAWNNGHQVLYNVTLYHIIQ